DNA from Streptomyces sp. NBC_01260:
GCTACAGCCTGCTGCTCACCGCCATGGCGTACCGGGCCGGCGTCCTCGGCCGGTACGCAGCCGCCGGCGGTGCGCTCTTCCTGCTCTCCGACGGACTGATCGCCACCGGCGTCGCCGACTGGCCCCAGCTGCCCGCACCCGACTTCTGGGTCATGCTCACCTACGTGGCGGCGCAGTTCCTGCTGACCCTCGGAGTGCTCGCCCCGGATGCGCGCCGGTCCGGTGCGGACCCCGGGGCGTACCGTGGGCCCAGTATCAGCATCTGAGATCAGCAAGGACCCCCACGCATGCGCGCCACCGTCATCCACGCCCCCCACGACATCCGCGTGCAGGAGGTCCCGGACCCGGTTGTCCAGCAGCCCACCGACGTGGTGCTGCGGGTCCTGCGGGCCTGCATCTGCGGCAGCGACCTGTGGGCCTACCGCGGCGAGTCCGCCCGGCAGCCCGGCCAGCGCATCGGCCACGAGTTCCTCGGGATCGTCGAGGAGGCCGGCTCCGGGGTCAACGGCTTCGCCGTCGGCGACCTCGTCGTCGCCCCCTTCGTCTGGTCCGACGGCAGCTGCGCCTACTGCGCCGAGGGGCTGACCACCTCCTGTCCGCAGGGCGGGTTCTGGGGCTCGGTCGGCTCCGACGGCGGGCAGGGCGAGGCCGTCCGCGTCCCGTTCGCCGACGGCACCCTGGTCAAGCTGCCGGCCGCCGCGGCATCCGACGACCACCTGCTCACCGCGCTGCTGGCCCTCTCCGACGTCCTCGGCACCGGCCACCACGCGGCCGTCGGCGCCGGTGTGGAGCCCGGCAGCACCGTCGCCGTCGTCGGTGACGGCGCCGTCGGCCTGTGCGGCGTCATGGCCGCCAAGCGGCTCGGCGCCGAGCGGATCATCGCGCTCGGCCGCCATCAGGCGCGCACCGACATCGCCCGCACCTTCGGCGCCACCGACGTGGTCGCCGAGCGCGGCGACGCGGCCGTCGCCGCGGTACGGGAACTGCTCGGCGGCGAGGGCGCCCACGCCGTGATCGAGGCCGTCGGCACCGAGCAGTCGATGCGCACGGCCGTCGGCATCACCCGCGACGGCGGCTCGATCGGCTACGTCGGCGTACCGCACGGCAGCGGCACCGGACTGGACCTCGGCGTCATGTTCGACCGGAACATCGCCCTGCGCGGCGGGGTCGCCCCCGTACGCACGTACATACCGGAACTGCTCCCCGACGTCCTGTCCGGCACCATCGACCCGTCGCCCGTCTTCGACCTGGCCATCGGCCTCGACGAGGTCCCGGTCGGCTACAAGGCGATGGACGAGCGCACGGCACTGAAGGTCCTCATCAAGCCGTGAGCCGGGCGGCCGGGCCTTCCCGGCGCCGGCCTGCCCGGCCCGGCCGGTACGGGGGCCGGAGAGATCACCGGCCCCCGTACCGCACCCGCTACCTGCGGACCGCGTCCAGGGCGTCCACCACACCGGCTCCGTAGAAGCCGTTGCGGTGCTTGCCGCCCTCGCAGACCGCGTCGACGGTGCCGTCACCGTCGATGTCGTACGGGGCGCCGCACGCGGTGGCGTCGGCCTCCGCCACCAGCAGCGCCTTCACCGCGAGCGCCGACGCGTGCGGATGCGTCGACTTGATCAGCGCGGCCACTCCCGCGACATGCGGGGAGGCCATCGACGTACCGGCCATGTAGCCGTACCCGCCGCCCGGCAGCGTGGACAGGATCAGCCCGCTCGTCGCGGGCGGCGCGGGGCGCTGGTAGGCCGTCGAGTCGCCGCCCGGGGCGGCCACGTCGATGACGCCGTTCCCGTAGTTCGAGTACGAGGCCTTCAGCCCCTTCGCGCCCGTCGCCGAGACCGTCACGACACCCGGCAGCATCGTCGGGATGTCGAAGCACTTCTTCGGGTCGATCGTCCGGGTGACCGTGTCGCCGTCGTTCGGGCTGGTCGAGTCCACGATCGTGTCGGCCGCCAGGTCCTCGGCCGAGTTGCCCGACGCGGCGACATTGACCGTGCCCTTGCTCTCGGCGTAACGGGTGGCACGGGCGACCGCCTCGACCAGTGCGCCCTGGTCCGGGTCGTCCTTGCAGTTGAACAGCCACGGGTCGGTGTAGTAGCTGTTGTTGGTGACATCGACGCCGTGGTCGGCCGCCCACATGAAGCCGCAGACGACGGACTCGGTGTAGAAGTAACTGTCCGGGTTCGCCACCTTGATACCGGCGACCTTCACACCCGGTGCGACGCCCGTTACCCCGATGCCGTTCTTCGCGGCGGCTATGGTGCCCGCTACATGGGTGCCGTGCGGGCTCTCACCGGCCTTCGGACGCCAGGAGCCGGCCGTGGTGTCCGGTGCGCCGGTCACACAGTTCGCCGAGGCGGCCCGGTCGAAGTTCGGGGCGATGTCCGGGTGCGTGTCGTCGACACCCGTGTCGATGACCGCGACCGTGACCTTCCGGCTGCCCAGTGACTTCTGGTGCGCCTTGTCCGCCTTGATGGCGGGCAGGTCCCACTGCAGCGGCTCCATCGGGTCCTGGTCCGCCGTCGCCCGCGCCGCGGCGCTCCGCGCCTCCTGCGCGGTGAGCGGCTGCTGGACCCCGATGTCCTTGGTGGCCTGCGGGACGATCGGGTTGGTGCGGGTGGCCCCGGCCGAATCCACGCCCCTGACCCCGCGTACGGACTGCGCGAAGTCCGGGTTCTGCGAATGGACGACGAGAACACCGATCCGGTCGTAGGCGATCACCACCGTGCCGCCGGCCCGCTCCACCGCCTTGCGCACCTGCTTGACGGTGCCGTGACCGCCCCGCGTATTCACCACGTACGACAGCTTCGGTCCGTCCGTCGACACCGCCGCCGCGGGCCCGACGTCCACCGGCGAGGCGGACGCGGCGCCCGTCGGCAGGAAGCCGAGCGAGACGGTGAGGGCCAATCCGACGGGCAGCGCCAGTGCGCGTGTCCGTCTGGATCCCAGATGAGCCATGGGGTCTCCACTTCATCCGTGCCAGTCGACCGGACACGGGCGTGCCCAGTCGCGTACATGACGAGTGAAGCTATCGCCGATCATCCCGGCTCATCAATGAGTTGACGGGAACCCGTCTCCATCGCGGCGTCCGAAGGAGTGACCCGGAGAAGGACACAGGAGTGGTGAACCGCTTCGCCGCGCGCCGCGTGCCGTTGTCAGGGGAGGCGCACCATCACCCCCCGAAGACGAGGTCCCCAGTGAAATCCACCGTCCCCACCACCGCACCCGCGTCGCGAGGAGATTCCGTGGCTACCGATGCACCGCCGTCCGAGGGCAGTACGGAGAAAGGGCCGGCCCAGCCCACGACCGAGGCCTTCGTCGCGGAGCAGGAGAGCGCGGAATTCGGCGAACTGCGCCGCTCGTACCGCTCGTTCGCCTTCCCGCTGACCATCGCCTTCGTCCTCTGGTACCTGCTGTACGTGCTGCTGTCCAACTACGCCGGCGGCTTCATGGGCACCAAGGTGTACAGCAACTTCAACGTGGCCTTCGTCTTCGGCCTCGCCCAGTTCCTCACCACCTTCCTCATCGCCTGGTTCTACTCGCGGTACGCCGCGGCGAAGCTCGACCCGAAGGGCGAGGCCATCAAGTCCCGTATGGAGGCCGACGCATGAGCGCCGCGTACCACTCCCACACCGCCGTGCTCGCCGCCTCCTCCACCACCGAGCACCGGCCGCTGATCATCACGCTCTTCGCGGTCTTCGTCGCCGCGACCCTCGGCATCACCGTCTGGGCCGGCCGGCAGACCAAGAGCGCCTCCGACTTCTACGCCGGCGGCCGCCAGTTCACCGCCTTCCAGAACGGACTCGCAGTCTCCGGCGACTACATGTCCGCCGCCTCGTTCCTCGGTATCGCCGGAGCCATCGCCCTCTTCGGATACGACGGCTTCCTCTACTCGATCGGCTTCCTCGTCGCCTGGCTGGTGGCCCTGCTGCTGGTGGCCGAACCGCTCCGCAACTCGGGCCGGTACACCATGGGCGACGTCCTCGCCTACCGGATGCGACAGCGCCCCGTGCGCACCGCGGCGGGCGTCTCCACCATCGTCGTCTCGATCTTCTACCTGCTGGCACAGATGGCCGGCGCGGGTGTGCTGGTCTCCCTGCTCCTCGGCATCACCAGTGACGCCGGAAAGATCCTCATCGTTGCGCTGGTCGGCGTACTGATGATCGTGTACGTCACCATCGGTGGCATGAAGGGCACCACCTGGGTGCAGATGGTCAAGGCCGTGCTGCTCATCGCGGGCGCCGTCCTGATGACCTTCATGGTGCTCTGGAAGTTCAACTTCAACGTCTCCGACCTGCTGGGCACCGCCGCCGAGAAGAGCGGCCACGGCGCCGCGTTCCTGGAGCCCGGACTCAAGTACGGGGCCACCGGCACCTCGAAGCTGGACTTCCTCTCCCTCGGCATCGCCCTGGTGCTGGGTACCGCGGGCCTGCCGCACATCCTG
Protein-coding regions in this window:
- a CDS encoding zinc-dependent alcohol dehydrogenase family protein, which encodes MRATVIHAPHDIRVQEVPDPVVQQPTDVVLRVLRACICGSDLWAYRGESARQPGQRIGHEFLGIVEEAGSGVNGFAVGDLVVAPFVWSDGSCAYCAEGLTTSCPQGGFWGSVGSDGGQGEAVRVPFADGTLVKLPAAAASDDHLLTALLALSDVLGTGHHAAVGAGVEPGSTVAVVGDGAVGLCGVMAAKRLGAERIIALGRHQARTDIARTFGATDVVAERGDAAVAAVRELLGGEGAHAVIEAVGTEQSMRTAVGITRDGGSIGYVGVPHGSGTGLDLGVMFDRNIALRGGVAPVRTYIPELLPDVLSGTIDPSPVFDLAIGLDEVPVGYKAMDERTALKVLIKP
- a CDS encoding S8 family peptidase, which codes for MAHLGSRRTRALALPVGLALTVSLGFLPTGAASASPVDVGPAAAVSTDGPKLSYVVNTRGGHGTVKQVRKAVERAGGTVVIAYDRIGVLVVHSQNPDFAQSVRGVRGVDSAGATRTNPIVPQATKDIGVQQPLTAQEARSAAARATADQDPMEPLQWDLPAIKADKAHQKSLGSRKVTVAVIDTGVDDTHPDIAPNFDRAASANCVTGAPDTTAGSWRPKAGESPHGTHVAGTIAAAKNGIGVTGVAPGVKVAGIKVANPDSYFYTESVVCGFMWAADHGVDVTNNSYYTDPWLFNCKDDPDQGALVEAVARATRYAESKGTVNVAASGNSAEDLAADTIVDSTSPNDGDTVTRTIDPKKCFDIPTMLPGVVTVSATGAKGLKASYSNYGNGVIDVAAPGGDSTAYQRPAPPATSGLILSTLPGGGYGYMAGTSMASPHVAGVAALIKSTHPHASALAVKALLVAEADATACGAPYDIDGDGTVDAVCEGGKHRNGFYGAGVVDALDAVRR
- a CDS encoding DUF485 domain-containing protein produces the protein MATDAPPSEGSTEKGPAQPTTEAFVAEQESAEFGELRRSYRSFAFPLTIAFVLWYLLYVLLSNYAGGFMGTKVYSNFNVAFVFGLAQFLTTFLIAWFYSRYAAAKLDPKGEAIKSRMEADA
- a CDS encoding solute symporter family protein — translated: MSAAYHSHTAVLAASSTTEHRPLIITLFAVFVAATLGITVWAGRQTKSASDFYAGGRQFTAFQNGLAVSGDYMSAASFLGIAGAIALFGYDGFLYSIGFLVAWLVALLLVAEPLRNSGRYTMGDVLAYRMRQRPVRTAAGVSTIVVSIFYLLAQMAGAGVLVSLLLGITSDAGKILIVALVGVLMIVYVTIGGMKGTTWVQMVKAVLLIAGAVLMTFMVLWKFNFNVSDLLGTAAEKSGHGAAFLEPGLKYGATGTSKLDFLSLGIALVLGTAGLPHILIRFYTVPTAKAARKSVNWAIGIIGGFYLMTIALGFGAAALIGPKEIIAKNPAGNAAAPQLAEYLGGVGTTGGAVMLAVISAVAFATILAVVAGLTLASSSSFAHDIYANVIRKGKASEKEEMRAARWATVFIGAAAIVLGAFARDMNVAGLVALAFAVAASANLPTLLYSLFWKRFTTQGALWSIYGGLAGSVILVLFSPVVSGNEKTSMFKGVDFAWFPLENPGLISIPLGFLLGWIGSLLSKEEPDKGKYAELEVKSLTGIGAH